In Quercus robur chromosome 10, dhQueRobu3.1, whole genome shotgun sequence, a genomic segment contains:
- the LOC126703216 gene encoding acetyl-CoA-benzylalcohol acetyltransferase-like, translating to MVELRTKVKIASRKLIKPAAPTPPHLKSYKTSSIDQLAPPAYVPFILYYDANGDKNEVDERSKRLEKSLSEILTLYYPLAGRYIKDKQLVDCNDEGVEYLEAQVSEKLAQVLQGELKPELLNSLVPNVMPSETTPLAFVQVNMFECGGLAVALECAHFIIDGITATTFFNAWAKACKAEGVNEVIHPSFDLASFFPPRENIMPMVPPKKPGPGANPIITKRFLFNKAAISSLKAIAKGGAGDSESLSKRQPSRVIVVTALIWKALIAVNKARHGHLRASTICHSLNLRGKTALSIPDNSFGNFYMVANARFGGDNESKFELPDLVNALEDSIKNGLDDCMKPQNGDDLVSVLTKSLSEVGKERERGETDIYMFSSWCRFPFYEADFGWGKPAWMSIVSIPMEIIGMFDTKDGDGIEAWVSLHEQAMLLFQNYPEIKAFTSQI from the coding sequence ATGGTTGAGTTGAGAACGAAGGTCAAAATTGCATCAAGAAAGTTGATAAAACCAGCAGCTCCAACTCCACCTCACCTTAAGAGTTACAAAACCTCATCCATAGACCAACTTGCCCCTCCAGCATATGTGCCATTTATTCTGTACTACGATGCCAATGGTGACAAAAATGAAGTTGATGAAAGGAGCAAGCGTTTGGAGAAATCACTTTCAGAAATCTTGACCCTCTATTACCCTTTAGCTGGGAGATACATCAAAGATAAGCAACTAGTTGATTGTAATGATGAGGGGGTGGAATACTTGGAAGCCCAAGTAAGTGAAAAGCTTGCTCAAGTTCTCCAAGGAGAACTCAAACCCGAACTGTTGAATTCTCTTGTTCCCAATGTAATGCCATCGGAAACTACTCCTTTGGCATTTGTTCAAGTCAACATGTTTGAGTGTGGTGGGCTAGCCGTTGCGCTGGAATGTGCTCATTTTATAATTGATGGAATTACAGCCACTACGTTTTTCAATGCATGGGCTAAAGCATGCAAAGCAGAAGGGGTCAATGAAGTGATTCACCCTAGTTTTGACTTGGCTTCTTTCTTTCCACCAAGAGAGAATATCATGCCTATGGTGCCACCTAAGAAACCTGGACCTGGTGCAAATCCAATCATCACCAAAAggtttttgttcaataaggCAGCAATATCAAGCCTGAAAGCCATTGCCAAAGGTGGTGCTGGTGATTCTGAATCATTATCAAAACGCCAACCTTCACGGGTGATAGTGGTGACAGCACTTATATGGAAGGCTCTCATTGCTGTGAATAAAGCTAGACATGGGCACTTGAGAGCCTCTACTATATGTCATTCATTGAACCTGCGTGGAAAGACGGCTCTGTCAATACCGGATAACTCTTTTGGGAACTTCTACATGGTGGCCAATGCTCGATTTGGTGGAGACAATGAGAGCAAGTTTGAGTTGCCTGACTTGGTGAATGCTCTTGAAGATTCGATAAAAAATGGACTTGATGACTGCATGAAACCACAAAATGGGGATGATTTAGTTTCTGTTTTGACTAAATCCTTAAGCGAGGTCGGGAAAGAACGTGAAAGAGGTGAGACTGATATCTATATGTTCAGTAGCTGGTGCAGGTTCCCTTTCTATGAAGCGGATTTTGGTTGGGGAAAGCCTGCTTGGATGAGCATTGTATCTATTCCTATGGAAATAATTGGTATGTTTGACACCAAAGATGGTGATGGAATTGAGGCATGGGTGAGCTTGCATGAACAAGCTATGCTTCTGTTTCAGAATTATCCAGAGATTAAAGCCTTTACCTCCCAAATCTAG